Proteins from one Podospora pseudocomata strain CBS 415.72m chromosome 4, whole genome shotgun sequence genomic window:
- a CDS encoding hypothetical protein (EggNog:ENOG503P1AH; COG:G) — protein sequence MSTALVCDFKHLTRGDVALVGGKISSLGEMISRLASQGIPVPPGFATTSHAYWQYVDANGIREKIGSLLAEWQAGRETLAETGWAVRRLFIRGEWPADAAAAITTAYKKLSAEARIDNLPVAVRSSATAEDLPDASFAGQLESYLNITGEDRLLDACRRCYASLFTDRAISYRQTKGFDHTSIALSVGVQQMVRSDAGGSGVMFSIDTESGFDKVVLINAAWGLGENIVQGTVNPDEYQVFKPLLNDTGLVPIIQKKLGGKATKMVLGRSRHQPTRNVPTSKAERAAFVLTDDEILALARLACTIEKHYGCGMDMEWAKDGITGELFIVQARPETVHSRQDPAVLKTYSVKKKGRALATGLSIGDAAVAGHLCLIEDAKDIDRFIDGSILVTVATDPDWVPIMKRAAAIITDHGGRTSHAAIVSRELGVPAVVGTGDATYVLHTDQEVTVSCAEGDVGFVYEGVSDITTTTIDLTDLPPVRTNIMLNLANPSAAYRWWRLPADGIGLARMEFVVSNAIQVHPMALVHFDRLKDEKVQDQIVKLTVGYPHKPDYFVDKLAHGLAALCATFFPRPTIIRLSDFKTNEYAGLIGGAEFEPLEENPMLGFRGASRYYSPRYRDGFALECRAIKQLREVMGFTNAVVMVPFCRTVDEAKKVLDVMAENGLRRGEGGLKVYVMCEIPSNVILAERFTEHFDGFSIGSNDLTQLTLGVDRDSGLLADLFDEQDEAVKWMIARVIRVARERGSKVGICGQAPSDHPEFARFLVEAGIDSISVIPDSFLAVKRHVVDSEKP from the coding sequence ATGTCTACCGCCTTGGTTTGTGACTTTAAACATCTGACACGCGGTGATGTCGCGCTGGTCGGCGGGAAAATCTCGTCCTTGGGCGAGATGATCAGCCGTCTCGCAAGCCAGGGCATTCCCGTGCCGCCTGGGTTTGCGACCACCTCTCACGCCTACTGGCAGTACGTTGACGCCAACGGGATCCGAGAGAAAATTGGTAGTTTGTTGGCGGAATGGCAGGCCGGGCGCGAGACCCTTGCCGAGACGGGCTGGGCAGTCCGTCGATTGTTCATCCGCGGCGAGTGGCCGGCTGATGCGGcggccgccatcaccaccgcctacAAGAAGCTCTCGGCCGAGGCTCGGATTGATAACCTGCCTGTTGCCGTCCGGTCCAGCGCGACGGCTGAGGATCTTCCTGACGCTAGCTTTGCCGGCCAGCTGGAGTCGTACTTGAACATTACTGGCGAAGACCGGCTTCTGGACGCCTGTCGCCGATGCTATGCCTCGCTGTTTACCGACCGAGCCATTAGCTACCGCCAGACCAAGGGATTTGACCACACCAGCATTGCCCTCTCAGTCGGTGTGCAGCAAATGGTCCGCTCGGATGCCGGTGGTTCTGGCGTCATGTTTTCCATCGACACGGAGAGCGGGTTCGACAAAGTCGTGCTCATCAACGCGGCCTGGGGTCTTGGGGAGAACATTGTGCAAGGAACCGTAAACCCGGACGAGTATCAAGTCTTCAAGCCGCTTCTGAACGACACCGGTCTGgtccccatcatccagaAGAAGCTAGGCGGCAAGGCGACCAAGATGGTCCTTGGACGGAGTCGCCACCAGCCCACTCGCAATGTtcccacctccaaagccgAGCGCGCGGCGTTTGTTCTcaccgacgacgagattCTCGCGCTGGCACGCTTGGCTTGCACCATTGAGAAGCACTACGGCTGTGGGATGGACATGGAATGGGCCAAGGATGGCATCACAGGCGAGCTGTTCATCGTCCAGGCCCGACCCGAGACGGTGCACTCCCGTCAGGACCCTGCCGTCCTCAAAACGTACAGTGTCAAAAAGAAGGGGCGTGCTCTAGCCACGGGTCTGTCGATCGGTGATGCCGCGGTGGCAGGGCACCTCTGTCTCATCGAAGACGCCAAAGACATCGACAGGTTCATCGACGGCTCCATCCTGGTGACGGTGGCAACCGACCCAGACTGGGTGCCCATCATGAAGCGCGCggcagccatcatcaccgaccaCGGCGGCCGCACCTCCCACGCCGCCATCGTCAGCCGCGAGCTTGGCGTCCCGGCCGTGGTGGGCACAGGCGACGCCACCTACGTGCTGCACACCGACCAGGAAGTCACCGTCTCGTGCGCCGAAGGCGACGTCGGTTTTGTCTACGAGGGCGTttccgacatcaccaccacaacaatcGACCTCACCGACCTCCCGCCCGTCCGGACAAACATCATGCTCAACCTTGCCAACCCCTCCGCGGCATACCGCTGGTGGCGCCTCCCCGCCGACGGCATCGGCCTGGCAAGGATGGAGTTTGTCGTCTCCAACGCCATCCAGGTCCACCCCATGGCGCTGGTACATTTTGACAGGCTCAAGGACGAGAAGGTCCAAGACCAAATCGTCAAGCTGACGGTTGGGTACCCCCACAAACCGGATTACTTTGTCGACAAGCTCGCCCACGGCCTGGCGGCCCTCTGCGCGACTTTTTTCCCCAGACCGACCATCATCCGGCTCAGCGATTTCAAGACAAACGAGTACGCGGGCCTGATCGGCGGCGCTGAGTTTGAGCCTTTGGAAGAAAACCCCATGCTTGGCTTCCGCGGCGCGTCAAGGTACTACTCCCCGCGCTACCGCGACGGTTTCGCGCTCGAGTGCCGGGCCATCAAGCAGCTGCgcgaggtgatggggttCACCAacgcggtggtgatggtgccgtTCTGCCGGACGGTGGacgaggcgaagaaggtgcTGGATGTCATGGCGGAGAATGGGCTGCGGcgcggggagggagggctgAAGGTTTATGTCATGTGCGAGATACCGTCGAATGTTATCTTGGCCGAGAGGTTCACGGAGCATTTTGACGGGTTTTCCATCGGGTCGAATGACTTGACACAGTTGACTTTGGGGGTGGACAGGGActcggggttgttggctgatTTGTTTGATGAGCAGGATGAGGCGGTCAAGTGGATGATTGCGAGGGTGATCCgggtggcgagggagagggggtcaAAGGTGGGCATTTGTGGGCAGGCGCCGAGTGATCACCCAGAGTTTGCGAGGTTTTTGGTCGAGGCTGGGATTGATTCCATTTCGGTGATTCCTGACAGCTTTCTTGCTGTCAAGAGGCATGTAGTTGATAGTGAAAAGCCCTGA
- the TRP2_2 gene encoding anthranilate synthase component 1 (EggNog:ENOG503NVS2; COG:E) produces MHILPLLLSGACYSTIVAAAAAPAATVSPLPAFNKQDLSGPEIWGSYNEIEDCEMHQAIECLHDQICARRNVPIYGKIRCTIGSSVAYLCNYRKKGDKFEDEIEAVVREGNRKKEGGELTCDHREMYEAWRQIRIAKGSHTGWWYDGKGKKTYGFDRRCKDGECDNGWMTGSEWEQCTNIKKSNNDWLFDYEAPEYLNYTGRFEQHLPDPANDFEPVYFNPWYEGKRPK; encoded by the coding sequence ATGCATATCCTCCCCCTGCTCCTCTCAGGAGCATGCTACTCCACCATTGTCGCCGCCGCGGCCGCCCCCGCGGCGACGgtatcccccctccccgccttcAACAAACAAGACCTGAGCGGGCCCGAGATCTGGGGCTCGTACAATGAAATCGAAGACTGTGAGATGCACCAAGCCATCGAGTGCCTCCACGACCAAATCTGCGCCCGCCGCAACGTGCCCATCTACGGTAAGATCCGCTGCACCATCGGCAGCTCGGTCGCCTACCTCTGCAACTACCGCAAGAAGGGCGACAAGTTCGAAGACGAGATCGAAGCCGTCGTCCGCGAGGGCAACCGCAAGAAGGAGGGCGGCGAGCTCACCTGTGACCATCGCGAGATGTACGAGGCCTGGAGGCAAATACGCATTGCCAAGGGGTCCCACACGGGCTGGTGGTATGACggcaagggaaagaagacgTACGGGTTTGACAGGCGGTGCAAGGACGGGGAGTGCGACAACGGGTGGATGACGGGGAGCGAGTGGGAGCAGTGCACGAATATCAAGAAGAGCAATAACGACTGGCTGTTTGACTATGAGGCGCCCGAGTACCTCAATTACACGGGGAGGTTTGAGCAGCACTTGCCTGATCCGGCGAATGATTTCGAGCCGGTGTACTTCAACCCTTGGTATGAGGGGAAGAGGCCGAAATGA
- a CDS encoding hypothetical protein (EggNog:ENOG503NVY6; COG:S), whose amino-acid sequence MVAYKLSAGTALLSLTVRSLAVPVVSEPTTTFTSTPAFTPPVRPHSNVTDHGPYTGPPPTTTGAKTTDVLAPSIPALPPGPNAFDYPSDGELHAPLPAPYTPSGGVGTNGSAPVYRVLSDFDYESIALALYQEWIELDLFHWGLATFSEEEFEEAGLKAEDRYLLQFMAEQEVGHATLLSNMLGPSAPVQCSYNYPVTNVREYIDFSQKLTRYGEAGVYGFLNHLNAHDVGQMLLQSITTEARQQMIFRQFEGLFPMPEWFQVGIPQSWAWTLLAPYISSCPANQTRLVWQNFPALHILNQPNPARINGSNAWNETTGGYTNTLSTADIEDDEDCINSTEEGVNCSPGITNNRTNPLSYPGRQVFLQWDEPGFPVGPNNSYITSTSANPPVFAAWVSQLNVTYTPLEEIQNNTAWTVQPNMETFAGDPAVNGTIFLVLTDLDLYVTPYNLTQLNPHVYAVGMYQSG is encoded by the coding sequence ATGGTCGCCTACAAGCTCTCCGCGGGCACTGCCTTGCTCTCTCTAACTGTCCGGTCTTTGGCAGTTCCTGTCGTCTCCGAGCCAACCACCACTTTTACCTCGACACCCGCCTTCACTCCTCCCGTCAGACCACACAGCAATGTTACGGATCACGGCCCATACACCgggccaccacccaccaccactggaGCCAAGACCACCGATGTTCTtgccccctccatcccagcTTTGCCCCCTGGACCGAACGCGTTTGACTATCCAAGTGACGGCGAGCTGCACGCTCCACTCCCAGCACCATACACGCCTTCCGGCGGTGTGGGAACGAACGGATCCGCCCCTGTGTATCGCGTGCTCTCCGACTTTGATTACGAGTCCATTGCCCTGGCACTCTACCAAGAATGGATCGAGCTCGATCTCTTTCACTGGGGGCTTGCGACCTTTTCTGAAGAAGAGTTCGAGGAGGCTGGTCTGAAGGCTGAGGACCGCTACCTTCTCCAATTCATGGCTGAGCAAGAAGTCGGCCATGCCACTCTTCTCAGCAACATGCTCGGCCCCTCTGCTCCAGTCCAGTGCAGCTACAACTACCCAGTCACCAATGTCCGCGAGTACATTGACTTTTCCCAGAAGCTGACCCGGTACGGCGAAGCTGGTGTCTACggcttcctcaaccacctcaatGCTCATGATGTGGGACAGATGCTCCTTCagagcatcaccaccgaggcCCGTCAACAGATGATCTTCCGCCAGTTCGAGGGCTTGTTTCCCATGCCCGAGTGGTTCCAGGTCGGCATCCCCCAGTCCTGGGCCTGGACCTTGCTGGCGCCTTACATCTCATCCTGTCCCGCCAACCAGACCCGCCTGGTCTGGCAGAACTTCCCTGCCCTTcacatcctcaaccagcccaaccccGCTCGCATCAATGGCTCCAACGCCTGGAATGAGACCACTGGCGGCtacaccaacaccctcagcacTGCCGATAttgaggacgacgaggactgCATCAACAGCACTGAGGAGGGCGTGAACTGCTCCCctggcatcaccaacaaccgcaccaaccctctctcCTACCCAGGCCGTCAGGTCTTCCTCCAGTGGGACGAGCCTGGTTTCCCTGTCGGCCCCAACAACAGCTACATCACCAGCACGAGTGCCAACCCGCCTGTCTTTGCCGCTTGGGTCAGTCAGCTCAACGTCACTTACACTCCCCTGGAGGAGATCCAGAACAACACCGCCTGGACTGTGCAGCCCAACATGGAGACGTTTGCTGGTGATCCGGCTGTCAACGGTACCATCTTTTTGGTCTTGACAGACTTGGATCTTTATGTTACTCCTTACAACCTTACCCAGCTGAACCCTCATGTGTATGCTGTGGGTATGTACCAGTCTGGTTAA
- a CDS encoding hypothetical protein (CAZy:CBM87; CAZy:CE18; COG:S; EggNog:ENOG503NZ1X), with product MIFRRAAAVLGGILALGQGACVKAALSTSNTILVLARDAASATSATSGLQGYGIPYEVLLVPQSGATLPPLNSSAESGNYGGFIVLSELAYNLPGGWGSAVTPAQWQTIYNYQTTFGARMVRLDVFPSTDLGVTLAVPNAGCCNTGVEQLVSISSTTDFPTANIKTGAGVSTQGLWHYPATIINSTLAKQVATFAPSSDGTFTTTTTAAIINDYGRRKQMVWFMSWATDWAQGPNFLQHAYIHWLTRGVFLGKRKIYLSTQVDDMHLATGLYRPVNTEFRARVSDMVQHATWQTNLNSRLPAGSNYFVEIAHNGNGDIENAITQPGGTTTCNPNEPVWYDTPPDTPLEFQKPLGTGTNVWPSSWTTYPWSLTCAKLDPLATWFNTNPNTFAHLSHTFTHLELNNATYSDADKEIKFNKAWLQQLGLWTASKVSQAGLVPPAITGLHNGDVIRAWWDNGIRYVVGDNTRPPLRHPSNSFWPRISNVADNGYAGLTIIPRWATTIYYNCDTAFCTTQEWIDTSGGSGTFANLINDARAVNTRYLLGLHHDPFMFHQANMRTGDVDSYTVGPVTGNLSLLQIWVEVIAQEMTRLTNWPIVTKKHDDIGKLFVDRQTLDNCAPKLRYNYAANGNTITSVTVTANGNSCSVPVPVTVRGGATGSGTTVDAVGSEPPIYWTTLSGSARTLTLSSPAVI from the exons ATGATCTTCCGTAGGGCTGCAGCAGTTCTCGGAGGCATCTTGGCGCTAGGTCAAGGTGCCTGTGTGAAGGctgccctctccacctccaataCCATCTTGGTCCTGGCCCGTGATGCCGCTTCCGccacctcggccacctcTGGCCTCCAGGGCTACGGCATCCCATACGAGGTCCTCCTTGTACCTCAGTCCGGTGCCACTCTGCCTCCGCTCAACTCCTCAGCAGAGTCCGGCAACTACGGTGGCTTCATTGTGCTCAGCGAGCTGGCCTATAACCTTCCCGGTGGCTGGGGCAGCGCCGTCACCCCCGCCCAATGGCAGACCATCTACAACTACCAGACCACCTTCGGAGCTCGCATGGTGCGTCTCGATGTGTTCCCCAGCACCGATCTTGGTGTCACTCTTGCCGTCCCGAATGCTGGGTGCTGCAACACGGGCGTCGAGCAGCTCGTCAGCATCAGCTCGACCACTGATTTCCCCACGGCCAACATCAAGAC CGGTGCTGGTGTGAGCACACAAGGTCTCTGGCACTACCcagccaccatcatcaactctACCCTTGCCAAGCAGGTGGCTACTTTTGCTCCTTCTTCGGATggcaccttcaccaccaccacgactgctgccatcatcaacgacTATGGACGTCGGAAGCAGATGGTCTGGTTCATGTCGTGGGCTACCGACTGGGCCCAGGGTCCCAACTTCCTGCAGCACGCCTACATCCACTGGTTGACCCGCGGTGTCT TCCTCGGAAAGCGCAAGATCTATCTAAGCACGCAGGTGGATGACATGCACTTGGCCACGGGCTTGTACCGCCCAGTCAACACCGAGTTCCGTGCTCGCGTGAGCGACATGGTCCAGCATGCTACCTGGCAAACCAACCTCAACTCCCGTCTTCCTGCCGGGTCCAACTACTTTGTCGAGATTGCTCACAACGGCAACGGTGACATCGAGAACGCCATCACTCAGCCCGGCGGAACCACCACGTGCAATCCCAACGAGCCCGTGTGGTACGATACACCACCCGACACTCCTCTCGAGTTCCAGAAACCTCTCGGCACCGGAACCAATGTTTGGCCCAGCAGCTGGACGACCTATCCGTGGTCCTTGACCTGTGCCAAGCTGGATCCCCTCGCCACCTggttcaacaccaaccccaacaccttTGCCCACCTGTCCCACACCTTCACTCACCTGGAGCTCAACAACGCCACCTACTCCGACGCCGACAAGGAGATCAAGTTCAACAAGGCCTGGCTCCAGCAGCTCGGCCTCTGGACAGCCAGCAAGGTCTCCCAAGCCGGCCTTGTTCCTCCTGCCATCACCGGCCTCCACAACGGCGATGTCATCCGCGCCTGGTGGGACAACGGCATCCGCTACGTCGTCGGCGACAACACCCggccccccctccgccacccgTCCAACTCGTTCTGGCCTCGCATCTCCAACGTCGCCGACAACGGCTACGCCGGCCTGACCATCATCCCACGCtgggccaccaccatctaTTATAATTGCGACACGGCCTTTTGCACCACGCAGGAGTGGATCGACACCTCgggcggcagcggcacctttgccaacctcatcaacgaTGCCCGCGCCGTCAACACCCGctacctcctcggcctccaccACGACCCCTTCATGTTCCACCAGGCCAACATGCGCACCGGCGACGTGGATTCGTACACGGTCGGCCCCGTCACCGGcaacctctctctcctgCAGATCTGGGTCGAGGTGATCGCGCAGGAGATGACGCGGTTGACCAACTGGCCGATTGTTACCAAGAAGCACGACGACATTGGCAAGCTGTTTGTCGATCGCCAGACTCTGGA CAACTGCGCCCCCAAGCTGCGCTACAACTACGCCGCCAAcggcaacaccatcacctctgTCACTGTCACGGCCAACGGGAACAGCTGCAGCGTCCCCGTGCCGGTGACCGTGAGGGGGGGTGCTACCGGGTCGGGGACGACGGTTGATGCTGTGGGGAGCGAGCCGCCTATCTACTGGACCACTCTGAGCGGGTCCGCGAGGACGTTGACGCTCAGCTCGCCGGCTGTTATCTAG
- a CDS encoding hypothetical protein (EggNog:ENOG503Q4VU; COG:S), protein MCPYALRAWVHHLAQVSSLRTRQSVLKRVVGREIGNTLTGGYWAYFNPVTRSVQPPKALLTIFASHGMIDVVEPSDQIGAGPALLEGAHEGHRHVVRDILHTFDLSSDVLINTLSAARASGNETLLIEIVDHILARYPTDCGSLWPADVMRRASWLGLDRFLDKMFTLGCPVETEAQVMTEPRPISLLYQAVWNSQKKAARVLLQHGANINYKTIQDNTAMHLAARNGDADMIKMLIETAKPNLEGTSNEGSTPLYQACTWGHHKVAELLLHAGADPNMGHQKGEWPPLTSATYEGHQRCVELLLQHGADPNSSSPEGSALFCAAAWSHTNHCQILLEAGAKPNNPDDETPIIINIVCSFTNETTLLNTMRLLVGKGANADSQISSLGMTALMCAAYNTSGPQAEIVDTLLSRNANVQHVDKNGDPALYHFVTAKGSNPRALELLLQHGANTNYLDLDQKNRILHNAVQNQPREFVRILLENGADPNLRAKAPFTPLMLACG, encoded by the coding sequence ATGTGCCCATATGCTCTACGAGCGTGGGTTCATCATCTGGCGCAGGTTTCCAGTTTGCGGACCCGACAGTCGGTCCTCAAGAGGGTTGTTGGCAGAGAAATTGGTAATACTCTGACCGGAGGCTATTGGGCTTATTTCAACCCCGTGACACGAAGCGTTCAGCCACCGAAAGCACTGCTCACTATATTTGCTAGTCATGGGATGATTGATGTGGTGGAGCCTTCAGACCAGATTGGTGCAGGCCCCGCGTTGCTGGAAGGAGCACATGAAGGCCATCGTCATGTGGTAAGAGATATATTGCACACGTTCGATCTTTCTAGTGACGTGCTAATCAACACCCTGTCTGCCGCTAGAGCCTCTGGGAACGAGACATTGCTGATTGAGATCGTGGACCACATACTTGCGAGATATCCCACAGATTGCGGTAGCCTCTGGCCAGCAGACGTGATGCGCAGGGCATCCTGGCTTGGTCTAGATCGCTTTCTGGACAAGATGTTCACCCTAGGCTGCCCGGTGGAAACTGAAGCACAGGTGATGACCGAACCGAGGCCCATTTCGTTGCTGTACCAGGCTGTCTGGAACTCGCAAAAGAAAGCCGCAAGGGTTCTATTGCAACATGGTGCGAATATCAACTACAAGACCATCCAGGACAATACAGCAATGCACCTTGCTGCACGCAATGGAGACGCCGACATGATAAAAATGCTTATCGAAACAGCAAAGCCTAACCTCGAGGGTACCAGCAATGAGGGTAGCACCCCTTTATACCAGGCTTGCACCTGGGGACACCACAAAGTTGCCGAGCTGCTTCTGCATGCTGGAGCTGATCCAAACATGGGTCACCAGAAAGGGGAATGGCCTCCACTAACATCGGCAACCTACGAGGGGCATCAAAGATGCGTAGAGCTATTGCTTCAGCATGGAGCCGATCCTAATTCCTCGAGTCCAGAGGGATCCGCACTTTTCTGCGCTGCAGCCTGGAGTCACACAAATCATTGTCAAATACTACTTGAAGCTGGGGCAAAGCCAAACAATCCAGATGATGAGACCCCAATCATCATAAACATTGTATGCTCTTTCACCAACGAAACAACCCTTCTCAACACCATGAGGCTACTTGTTGGAAAGGGCGCCAATGCCGATTCACAGATATCCTCTTTAGGGATGACCGCTTTGATGTGTGCCGCCTATAACACCAGCGGCCCACAGGCAGAAATCGTTGATACACTCTTGTCTCGCAACGCCAACGTCCAGCATGTGGATAAGAATGGAGATCCTGCCCTTTATCATTTTGTTACAGCAAAAGGTTCCAACCCTCGTGCTCTCGAACTTCTACTTCAACATGGCGCAAATACCAACTACTTAGATCTTGATCAAAAGAACAGGATCTTGCACAATGCTGTTCAAAACCAACCCCGTGAATTTGTCCGGATCCTTCTGGAAAATGGCGCAGACCCAAACCTGCGAGCAAAGGCTCCGTTCACGCCCCTAATGTTGGCTTGCGGCTAA
- a CDS encoding hypothetical protein (EggNog:ENOG503NWP9; COG:C) gives MHRNASVIRNVVKAMTPFRSDTIVLVVSNPVDLLTSIAQELAGLPKFQVFGSGTFLESVRIRGLLAEKAGVAASSIQLFVLGVHGDGQVVAWSSATINGIPLDKVLSPDTFGHQELAKECKERAETIFTAKGATPFGTGSVVASICASILFDKREVRPVSHFQPEFDCCFSLPVVLGRKGIMKTIEMPLGSDENAAIARSAHRLKSTIELTDKK, from the coding sequence ATGCACCGCAACGCCTCGGTGATCCGCAACGTGGTCAAGGCCATGACGCCCTTCCGTTCAGAcaccatcgtcctcgtcgtctccAACCCGGTCGATCTCCTCACCTCGATTGCACAGGAGCTTGCCGGGCTGCCCAAGTTCCAGGTCTTTGGCTCCGGGACGTTCCTCGAGTCGGTCCGGATCCGGGGTTTGCTGGCTGAAAAGGCCGGGGTGGCCGCCAGCTCGATCCAGCTGTTTGTTTTGGGCGTTCATGGCGACGGTCAGGTGGTTGCTTGGTCGTCGGCGACCATCAACGGCATCCCCCTCGACAAGGTGCTCTCGCCCGACACGTTTGGACATCAGGAGCTTGCAAAAGAGTGTAAAGAGAGAGCCGAGACCATCTTCACGGCTAAGGGGGCCACGCCGTTTGGGACTGGGTCTGTTGTGGCGAGTATCTGCGCTTCGATCCTCTTCGACAAGAGGGAGGTAAGGCCCGTTAGCCATTTTCAGCCGGAATTCGATTGCTGTTTCAGCCTGCCGGTGGttctggggaggaaggggatcATGAAGACGATTGAGATGCCGCTGGGGAGTGACGAGAATGCCGCCATTGCTAGGTCTGCGCACCGGCTGAAGAGCACGATAGAGCTTACGGATAAGAAGTGA